Proteins encoded by one window of Anguilla rostrata isolate EN2019 chromosome 9, ASM1855537v3, whole genome shotgun sequence:
- the LOC135263163 gene encoding myb/SANT-like DNA-binding domain-containing protein 4: protein MSHLKRKRKSNYSAKETQALICEIRKRRHILFSKQQNTAVKELKRRAWEEVADCVNALGEGDLRTAAEVKRRYLDWRVLMKRKQVRAELSDLKDENDLSFSGENVLSRGDPPPDLSGFPKDLDCDWQNLSDVEKSSCHLSSGAKGEGGEEEYEDSSVNEEDHFLLMLPDVDGEGCVPEVFSRIDEFGLRGSAKGSAARGSTAELEGVGVAGLVLGLGGVESMDLLIAVGKQRLELERCRLQVEMERLQVEKQRLLVEREKLQQVEVERERLRVERDRLQVERERLVFQAERLPPASPEDCEKERKAWQPPTPAQQRPATSLEAERLQLEKERLQLEKETLTFFKFESGRLQIEKERFQVERERMQLQKDGQQLALHQGQ from the exons ATGAGCCACCTGAAACGCAAGCGGAAGAGCAACTACAGCGCGAAGGAGACGCAGGCCCTGATCTGCGAGATACGCAAGCGCAGGCACATCCTATTCTCCAAGCAGCAGAACACCGCCGTCAAGGAGCTGAAGCGCAGGGCTTGGGAGGAGGTGGCAGACTGTGTCAACGCTCTGGGCGAGGGTGACTTACGCACTGCCGCCGAGGTCAAGAGGAGGTACCTGGACTGGAGGGTGCTGATGAAGAGGAAGCAAGTCAGAGCGGAGCTGTCTGATCTCAAGGATGAGAACGATCTATCCTTCAGTGGAGAAAATGTGCTGAGCAGGGGAGACCCACCTCCGGACCTCAGTGGCTTCCCCAAGGACCTAGACTGTGATTGGCAGAATCTCTCTGACGTGGAAAAGAGCAGCTGCCACCTGTCTTCTGGAGCCAAG GGTGAGGGTGGAGAAGAAGAGTATGAAGACTCTTCTGTGAACGAGGAAGATCATTTCCTGCTAATGCTGCCAGACGTAGACGGGGAGGGGTGTGTACCGGAGGTGTTCTCTCGCATCGACGAGTTTGGCTTGCGGGGTAGCGCCAAGGGCAGTGCCGCCCGTGGCTCGACGGCAGAGCTGGAGGGTGTGGGCGTAGCAGGGCTGGTGTTAGGGTTGGGTGGTGTAGAGAGCATGGACCTGCTCATCGCTGTGGGGAAGCAGCGATTGGAACTGGAGAGGTGTCGCCTGCAGGTGGAGATGGAGCGGCTGCAGGTGGAGAAACAGCGGCTcctggtggagagggagaagctgcagcaggtggaggtggagcgCGAGCGCCTGCGGGTGGAGAGGGATCGTctgcaggtggagagagagcgccTGGTCTTCCAGGCAGAGCGACTGCCGCCTGCCTCCCCCGAGGACTgcgagaaggagaggaaggcgTGGCAGCCGCCAACGCCGGCCCAGCAGCGGCCTGCCACCAGCCTGGAGGCGGAGCGACtacagctggagaaggagaggctgcagctggagaaggagacACTGACGTTCTTCAAGTTTGAGTCTGGCCGCCTGCAGATCGAGAAGGAGCGCTTtcaggtggagagggagaggatgcAGCTACAGAAAGATGGACAGCAGCTGGCACTCCACCAAGGGCAATAG